A stretch of the Microscilla marina ATCC 23134 genome encodes the following:
- the mnmE gene encoding tRNA uridine-5-carboxymethylaminomethyl(34) synthesis GTPase MnmE codes for MNPEQFTQKEDTIVALSTPSGSGAIGVIRVSGKDTFAVCDQVFYGKTLSEQASHTVHFGTIRNDEGQIIDEVVAALFKAPRSFTKEDVIEVSCHGSQYIIQQVIQLLIGKGARLAKAGEFTQRAYLNGRMDLAQAEAIADLIASDSKAAHQVAMKQMRGGFSKKITQLREEFTKLAALLELELDFSEEDVEFANRDEMQRQLNHLKTAVTDMAQSFALGNAIKNGVPVAIVGKPNAGKSTLLNALLQEDKAIVSAIPGTTRDSIEDEVVLEGIRFRFIDTAGLRETADEVESIGIARAFAKMKESQILLYMFDAVEEKREDWQAQVAQLQADHPDTKVIVVANKIDEYARFDLFLPDGVVGCGISAKEHQQIDRLQQLLIEAVQAHQLSNQDQVIVTNLRHYEALQDTLKALAQVQQTLDLGLSTEMVASDIRTAIYHLGEITGQISNNDLLEFIFSKFCIGK; via the coding sequence ATGAATCCAGAACAATTTACTCAAAAAGAAGATACTATAGTAGCACTCTCCACCCCCAGTGGTTCGGGTGCTATAGGCGTGATAAGGGTGTCGGGCAAAGACACTTTTGCGGTATGTGATCAAGTGTTTTATGGTAAAACCCTGAGCGAACAAGCCTCGCACACCGTGCATTTTGGTACCATTCGCAACGACGAAGGGCAAATCATAGACGAAGTGGTGGCGGCATTGTTCAAAGCGCCCCGTTCGTTTACCAAAGAAGACGTGATAGAGGTTTCGTGCCACGGCTCGCAGTACATTATTCAGCAAGTGATTCAATTGCTCATTGGCAAAGGGGCGCGCCTCGCCAAGGCGGGCGAATTTACCCAACGTGCCTACCTCAACGGACGCATGGACTTGGCTCAAGCCGAGGCAATTGCCGACTTGATTGCTTCTGACTCTAAAGCCGCCCACCAAGTGGCAATGAAACAAATGCGGGGTGGTTTCTCAAAAAAAATCACCCAATTGCGCGAAGAGTTTACTAAACTTGCCGCCTTGCTGGAGCTGGAGCTCGATTTCTCGGAAGAGGACGTGGAGTTTGCCAACCGCGACGAAATGCAACGCCAACTCAACCACCTCAAAACGGCAGTAACCGACATGGCACAGTCGTTTGCCTTGGGCAACGCCATCAAAAACGGGGTGCCCGTGGCTATAGTGGGCAAACCCAATGCGGGTAAGTCTACCCTACTCAATGCCTTGCTGCAAGAAGATAAAGCGATTGTTTCGGCTATACCAGGTACTACCCGCGACTCTATAGAAGACGAAGTGGTGCTTGAGGGCATCCGGTTTAGGTTTATAGACACGGCAGGGCTACGCGAAACCGCTGACGAGGTGGAGAGCATAGGCATAGCACGGGCTTTTGCCAAAATGAAGGAGTCGCAAATATTGCTGTATATGTTTGATGCGGTAGAAGAAAAACGCGAAGACTGGCAAGCGCAAGTGGCTCAATTGCAAGCTGACCATCCCGACACCAAGGTGATTGTGGTGGCGAACAAAATAGACGAATACGCTCGTTTTGACTTGTTTTTGCCCGATGGGGTGGTAGGGTGTGGCATTTCGGCTAAAGAACACCAACAAATAGACCGTCTCCAACAATTACTCATTGAGGCGGTGCAAGCCCACCAACTCTCGAACCAAGACCAGGTGATTGTGACTAACTTGCGCCACTATGAGGCACTGCAAGACACCCTCAAGGCACTTGCCCAAGTGCAACAAACTCTAGACTTGGGGCTCTCTACCGAGATGGTGGCAAGCGACATCCGCACCGCCATTTATCATTTGGGGGAAATCACGGGGCAAATATCTAATAATGATTTGTTGGAGTTTATTTTTAGTAAGTTTTGTATTGGGAAATAG
- a CDS encoding HU domain-containing protein, whose amino-acid sequence MDSEKYPIQKYIYEWLLDHETIIVPELGQFVAEFKGASIQPTATTSSMLPPNKTVIFNTDNRDDDGVLTGFICQQEDLPEEEVQSYLKQVVTELKIALASDQKYELPAFGTFSKNPMGEIEFSADENVNFEGGSFGLPKLFYKPVEKQDDLSFFDQLDVDDEPVTPQPVGNPEVTGQTEDNPAGFVAAGDHKPENTYQDDDDDDDDFDDDDDDKPIRRKWLIPVVVILLAGVLVTAGIMYIPAMFGNGESAKKDEKTDSSKIAAANNNTGDTSVTTSTEVNLADTNKNDQGSTSSDKKEDTKTETKKEAPKTTTTENTSTGSASTGNNTTTPAYRPSATNNTNSGIISSFAYRPQTPADLSTAMLNSPTSQYYIVLGGFGNKANAYSLYNNLKSRNYPAKIMAPTGSSALHRVVLGAYSSEAEAESKRNGYTGTFGSKIWVTKY is encoded by the coding sequence ATGGATTCTGAGAAATACCCTATACAAAAATACATTTATGAATGGTTGCTTGATCATGAGACTATCATAGTACCCGAACTCGGACAGTTTGTGGCAGAGTTTAAGGGTGCTTCTATACAGCCTACAGCTACCACCAGCAGTATGTTGCCCCCTAACAAAACGGTTATCTTTAATACAGACAACCGCGATGATGACGGAGTATTGACAGGTTTTATATGCCAACAAGAAGACCTGCCCGAAGAGGAGGTACAAAGCTATCTGAAGCAAGTAGTTACTGAGCTTAAAATCGCATTGGCATCTGATCAAAAATATGAACTGCCCGCCTTTGGTACTTTTTCAAAAAATCCGATGGGTGAGATAGAGTTTAGTGCTGACGAAAATGTCAACTTCGAAGGGGGAAGTTTTGGTTTACCCAAACTGTTTTACAAGCCAGTAGAGAAACAGGATGATTTAAGCTTTTTTGATCAGTTAGATGTAGACGACGAACCTGTAACGCCCCAACCAGTGGGCAACCCAGAAGTAACTGGCCAAACAGAGGATAATCCGGCAGGTTTTGTGGCGGCGGGTGACCACAAGCCCGAAAACACTTACCAAGATGATGATGACGATGACGACGATTTTGATGATGACGATGATGACAAACCTATCAGGCGTAAGTGGCTTATACCTGTAGTGGTAATATTGCTTGCCGGGGTGTTGGTAACGGCGGGTATTATGTATATTCCGGCGATGTTTGGTAATGGAGAAAGCGCCAAGAAAGACGAAAAAACCGATAGCAGTAAAATAGCTGCTGCTAATAACAACACAGGAGATACCAGCGTGACTACGTCTACTGAGGTAAATCTGGCCGATACCAACAAAAACGATCAGGGTTCTACTTCTTCTGACAAAAAAGAAGATACTAAAACTGAGACCAAAAAGGAAGCGCCTAAAACTACCACTACTGAGAATACCAGCACAGGCAGCGCCAGCACAGGTAACAACACCACCACACCTGCTTACAGGCCTTCTGCTACTAACAATACCAACAGTGGTATCATTAGTAGTTTTGCTTATCGCCCCCAAACACCTGCCGATCTCAGTACAGCAATGCTCAATTCGCCTACGTCGCAGTATTATATAGTACTGGGTGGTTTTGGCAACAAAGCCAATGCTTACTCATTGTATAATAACCTCAAGAGCCGCAACTACCCGGCTAAAATTATGGCACCTACAGGTAGTAGTGCATTACACCGGGTAGTGCTAGGAGCTTACAGCTCAGAGGCAGAGGCCGAAAGCAAACGCAATGGTTATACGGGCACTTTTGGTAGCAAAATATGGGTAACGAAGTATTAA
- a CDS encoding phasin family protein produces MQDLLMKWLYSGVGMAALTAETVKQTIDKLVDDRKLSVEEGKKIVDEFLNNFQNTETKKTDFEAQVGKIFDKVTKSFGLVSATEVEVLQSRIGELEAELAEKKKPAAKKIPVSKTKSESTTK; encoded by the coding sequence ATGCAGGATCTATTGATGAAATGGTTGTATTCAGGAGTAGGAATGGCGGCTCTGACAGCTGAAACAGTGAAACAAACCATTGACAAGCTGGTAGATGATAGAAAACTATCGGTGGAAGAAGGTAAAAAAATTGTTGATGAGTTTTTGAACAATTTTCAGAATACAGAAACCAAAAAAACTGATTTTGAAGCCCAGGTAGGAAAAATTTTCGACAAAGTAACCAAAAGTTTTGGTTTGGTGTCTGCCACTGAGGTAGAGGTATTGCAAAGTCGCATAGGTGAACTTGAGGCAGAACTTGCCGAAAAGAAAAAACCTGCGGCTAAGAAAATACCTGTGAGCAAAACCAAAAGCGAAAGTACTACCAAGTAG
- a CDS encoding META domain-containing protein, which produces MKQIMALAVVSFVGLLCWAFTAELLISSQQQHLMNSEWHIKKVQDKTTGQTITTAKGYKIKFYKASFSLHLDVNSCLGKADITSNTIRTSPDQTTCSTACCDTKEAKALAAMLDSPSLKTYQIQGTQLTISDKKYIIWLKATK; this is translated from the coding sequence ATGAAACAAATAATGGCGTTGGCAGTGGTTTCTTTTGTGGGCTTATTGTGTTGGGCTTTTACGGCAGAGTTGCTCATAAGTAGCCAGCAACAACACTTGATGAATAGCGAGTGGCATATAAAAAAGGTACAAGATAAAACCACAGGACAGACAATTACTACAGCAAAAGGTTATAAAATAAAATTTTATAAAGCCTCATTTAGCTTACACCTCGACGTAAACAGTTGTTTGGGCAAAGCTGATATTACTTCAAACACTATTCGAACCTCTCCTGATCAAACCACTTGCTCAACCGCTTGCTGCGATACCAAAGAAGCCAAAGCTCTGGCTGCAATGCTTGACTCTCCATCGTTGAAAACCTATCAGATACAAGGCACTCAATTGACTATTTCGGACAAAAAATATATTATTTGGCTAAAAGCCACCAAGTGA